One stretch of Lacrimispora sphenoides DNA includes these proteins:
- a CDS encoding phage holin family protein: MEFLNEYMLPVVLGICLCFGYVIKNWIKDVDNKYIPTICAVLGIGLSAWISNWLITPQVVLGGLVSGLSSVGMHQLFKQWIEKK, encoded by the coding sequence ATGGAATTTTTAAATGAATATATGTTGCCTGTAGTTTTAGGAATCTGTTTATGCTTTGGGTATGTTATTAAGAACTGGATTAAGGATGTTGATAATAAGTACATTCCAACAATTTGTGCTGTTTTAGGCATTGGTTTATCTGCATGGATTAGTAATTGGCTGATTACTCCACAGGTCGTATTAGGTGGACTTGTATCAGGACTATCTAGCGTAGGTATGCATCAGTTATTCAAGCAATGGATTGAGAAGAAATAA
- a CDS encoding HU family DNA-binding protein, whose protein sequence is MNKPELITSIVNKTGLQVKDTEAFLKALTEVVTEKLVKGEKVQLVGFGTFEVTERAAREGRNPKTGEKLHIEASKVPKFKAGKALKDAVK, encoded by the coding sequence ATGAATAAACCAGAATTAATTACTTCTATCGTAAACAAAACAGGTTTACAGGTAAAAGATACAGAAGCATTTTTAAAAGCACTTACAGAGGTTGTAACTGAGAAATTAGTAAAGGGTGAAAAGGTTCAGTTGGTTGGATTTGGCACATTTGAAGTAACCGAAAGAGCTGCCAGAGAAGGACGAAATCCAAAGACTGGCGAAAAACTTCACATCGAAGCATCAAAAGTGCCTAAATTTAAAGCCGGCAAAGCATTAAAAGATGCCGTAAAGTAA
- a CDS encoding helix-turn-helix domain-containing protein: MITYYKLLDMLNRQGMTREQLKNAAGLSSATMTKISKQESVTLKTIDSICRVMKCQPGDILQYNDMTYDDYAILQKEKQLKNRENL, translated from the coding sequence ATGATAACATACTATAAATTACTTGATATGCTCAACCGACAAGGAATGACAAGGGAACAGCTTAAAAATGCCGCTGGTTTATCTTCGGCGACTATGACAAAAATATCTAAGCAAGAGTCGGTTACACTAAAAACTATCGATTCTATTTGTAGAGTAATGAAATGTCAGCCAGGAGATATATTGCAGTACAATGATATGACCTATGATGATTATGCTATATTGCAAAAAGAAAAACAACTAAAAAATAGAGAAAATCTTTAG
- a CDS encoding HU family DNA-binding protein, with product MNKSEFVKEVAKRCMLSDYAVEEVFNTSSSLTAEKLICGEEVEIPKLGRFTLVERKPMQGKNLFGNPELNLEKCIYPTFKIATGIKNRIKNGCKYQKACR from the coding sequence TTGAATAAAAGCGAATTTGTGAAAGAAGTTGCAAAGAGGTGCATGTTATCTGATTATGCTGTAGAAGAAGTTTTTAATACTTCTTCTAGTTTGACAGCAGAGAAACTCATCTGCGGAGAAGAAGTTGAAATTCCCAAGCTTGGAAGATTTACTTTGGTTGAACGAAAACCTATGCAGGGCAAAAACTTATTTGGAAATCCAGAATTAAATTTAGAAAAATGTATTTATCCTACTTTTAAAATTGCAACCGGAATTAAAAATAGAATTAAAAATGGATGCAAGTATCAAAAGGCTTGTAGATAA
- a CDS encoding helix-turn-helix domain-containing protein yields MLQFISSGQFIIDYRMYLLTNGISNAHVARMMGISPQQLQNVFKKKELTVTDVQLLCAAINYKCDLVIRERNKDTDHMIDVPHDNSNKDIDGIVKDFLNLDDDDVIM; encoded by the coding sequence ATGTTGCAATTTATAAGTAGTGGACAATTCATAATTGATTATCGCATGTACCTATTAACAAATGGCATTAGTAACGCTCATGTAGCTAGAATGATGGGAATAAGCCCCCAACAACTACAAAATGTATTTAAGAAGAAAGAACTTACTGTAACCGATGTACAATTGCTTTGTGCTGCAATCAACTATAAATGTGACCTTGTTATTAGAGAGCGAAACAAAGACACGGATCATATGATTGATGTACCACATGATAACAGCAACAAAGATATTGATGGCATAGTAAAAGACTTTCTTAATCTTGATGACGATGACGTAATTATGTAA
- a CDS encoding terminase large subunit domain-containing protein, producing the protein MLDAYQKIVYKKFSQSSWLSNKENYVRILDWITFYRRNIPVFVEHYLGITLHWYQIIWLYILNAYISVVIIAGRASAKSFVIAIFSCAKCILYPNTKVVVASGTKKQAALIVKEKIQKELMPKSENLRREIKKITTNANDIEVTFHNGSSIVVVVASEDALGYRSTILIFEEFKRIKKYIVDKVLKPFQMTRPAQYRTNEECEQYGVKYRENKEFSEEAVNIYISSAAPTSHWMGKLLKDTVKSKYGDGTSCILATDYSIALKHEIKTMSNLVDAKRTTDPITWREEYENEMLRENANAYFTYGLLTQNQVNKKAFYPRKLDDVRNKHKNPYAIPKQIGEVRVLACDMAFIERSNKNDNSCFTCIRALPESVTYESSNVDGKKIEVKNGYRRILSYIEANPGSDVDKQAIRIKQLFYDFEADYIVLDTRNGGILTYDRLAKVLYDEDRDCEYPAWRCMNDEVIANRVNVAGADENVFAINASQKLNNDIAIALRGVLDSKMIDLLVNLDSAQDILQNNIQEYSLATDPDIMLFYERPFLETQALLNEMISLEYTRNEQTGVISLYETGSNTKDRYVSLAYNSYFIGLLEQDLLSDNSDYEYATLIN; encoded by the coding sequence GTGCTTGATGCCTATCAGAAAATTGTCTACAAAAAATTCTCTCAATCTTCTTGGCTATCCAATAAAGAAAATTATGTAAGGATATTGGATTGGATCACTTTTTACCGCAGAAATATCCCCGTATTTGTTGAACACTATTTAGGCATTACCCTTCATTGGTATCAAATTATATGGCTCTACATATTAAATGCCTATATTAGCGTGGTCATTATTGCTGGACGAGCCTCCGCAAAATCATTTGTGATTGCTATTTTTTCATGCGCCAAATGTATTCTTTATCCAAACACCAAGGTTGTCGTAGCCAGTGGAACAAAGAAACAGGCTGCTTTGATCGTAAAGGAAAAAATACAAAAAGAACTAATGCCCAAATCAGAGAATTTACGACGCGAGATTAAGAAAATTACTACAAACGCAAACGATATTGAAGTTACTTTTCATAATGGTAGTTCTATTGTAGTAGTGGTCGCAAGTGAAGATGCTCTTGGATATAGATCCACTATTCTAATCTTTGAAGAATTTAAAAGAATCAAAAAATATATTGTAGATAAAGTTCTTAAACCATTCCAGATGACCCGTCCAGCGCAATATCGTACCAACGAAGAATGTGAACAGTATGGTGTAAAATATCGCGAAAATAAAGAGTTTTCAGAAGAGGCAGTAAATATATACATAAGCTCAGCCGCACCAACTAGCCATTGGATGGGAAAATTGCTTAAAGATACGGTTAAAAGTAAATACGGAGATGGAACATCGTGTATTTTAGCCACCGATTATTCCATTGCCTTAAAACACGAGATAAAAACCATGTCTAACCTCGTAGACGCAAAGAGAACCACAGATCCGATAACTTGGAGAGAAGAATACGAGAATGAAATGTTAAGAGAAAATGCTAATGCTTATTTTACATACGGGTTGCTGACTCAAAATCAGGTTAATAAAAAGGCATTCTATCCAAGAAAGTTAGATGATGTAAGAAATAAACATAAAAATCCCTATGCTATTCCTAAACAGATCGGCGAAGTCAGAGTGCTTGCTTGCGATATGGCTTTTATAGAACGTTCAAATAAAAATGATAATTCATGTTTTACTTGCATACGTGCTCTACCTGAAAGTGTGACGTATGAATCTAGTAATGTAGATGGGAAGAAGATTGAAGTAAAAAATGGGTATAGACGCATTCTCTCATATATTGAAGCAAATCCTGGTAGTGATGTTGATAAACAGGCTATAAGAATAAAGCAATTATTCTACGATTTTGAAGCTGACTATATTGTTCTTGATACTAGAAATGGTGGAATATTAACATATGATAGATTGGCAAAGGTACTTTACGACGAAGATAGAGATTGTGAATATCCTGCTTGGAGATGTATGAATGATGAAGTTATTGCCAATAGAGTAAATGTTGCTGGAGCTGATGAAAATGTATTTGCTATAAACGCAAGTCAAAAGCTGAATAATGATATTGCTATTGCATTACGCGGGGTTTTAGATTCTAAGATGATAGATTTATTAGTTAATTTAGATTCTGCGCAGGATATTTTGCAAAATAATATCCAAGAATATTCTCTCGCAACCGATCCAGATATCATGCTATTTTATGAAAGGCCATTTTTGGAAACACAGGCGTTATTGAATGAAATGATATCCTTGGAATACACAAGAAATGAACAGACTGGTGTAATTTCACTATACGAAACTGGTAGTAATACAAAGGATAGATATGTAAGTTTAGCTTATAATAGTTACTTTATTGGGCTGTTGGAGCAAGATTTATTATCTGATAATTCAGATTATGAATACGCCACACTAATCAATTAG
- a CDS encoding metallophosphoesterase, with amino-acid sequence MNNIVDLKKAVDETELQYIWRLGSAKDSGTLDITWPNLTELFNKELRDETETWTESAYRKKFQMAKAFYDEVFSKMIDEQYSKEVQVQLDELYKIKKQVSDQRRLKNRDLTLESRFDHLCTEMLEVAKDLNKLKPLKVNKEICFSSGREAVIYISDLHYGLVTDNIWNTYNIDICENRLEKLIDKTKQHLIENGVYKLHLVILGDLCHGSIHTGCRVDSEEETCMQLMHVTERMAEIISALADCVTETSVYSTYGNHMRTIQNKKDSKHSDNMERLVPWWLKERLRERNDVTIVPADWYEFIKLNVCGVNIVCTHGDLENFKDFGVTMNTIFTKKFGETIDLTVMGDKHHLEEFERLGIESVIVRSLCGSESYANEKRLYSSAGQTLMLFNQEDGREATYNIILN; translated from the coding sequence GTGAATAATATCGTTGATTTAAAGAAAGCTGTTGATGAGACTGAATTACAATACATATGGCGTTTAGGCTCTGCCAAAGATTCCGGTACGCTTGACATCACATGGCCCAATTTGACAGAATTGTTCAATAAAGAGTTAAGAGATGAAACTGAAACGTGGACAGAATCAGCATATCGTAAGAAATTCCAGATGGCAAAAGCTTTTTATGATGAAGTATTTTCAAAAATGATAGATGAGCAATACAGTAAAGAAGTGCAAGTTCAGCTTGATGAATTGTATAAGATTAAGAAGCAGGTGTCTGATCAGAGACGATTAAAAAATCGGGATTTAACACTTGAAAGCAGATTTGATCACTTGTGTACCGAAATGCTAGAGGTTGCTAAAGATCTAAACAAATTGAAACCGCTAAAAGTTAATAAAGAAATCTGTTTCTCTTCTGGCAGAGAAGCCGTTATTTATATTTCTGATTTACATTACGGACTAGTAACGGATAATATCTGGAATACATACAACATTGATATTTGCGAAAACAGATTAGAGAAACTTATTGATAAAACAAAACAACATTTAATAGAGAATGGTGTCTATAAGTTACATTTGGTAATCCTAGGGGACCTTTGCCATGGGAGCATTCACACTGGGTGTAGAGTAGATTCGGAAGAAGAGACATGTATGCAGCTAATGCACGTAACTGAACGAATGGCAGAAATTATATCTGCATTAGCTGATTGCGTTACTGAAACTTCTGTATACTCCACATATGGCAATCACATGAGAACTATCCAGAATAAAAAAGATAGTAAGCATTCTGACAATATGGAACGTCTTGTACCCTGGTGGTTAAAAGAAAGGCTGAGAGAGCGTAATGACGTTACCATAGTTCCCGCTGATTGGTATGAATTTATAAAGTTAAACGTATGTGGCGTAAATATTGTTTGTACTCATGGAGACTTAGAGAACTTCAAGGATTTTGGTGTCACTATGAATACTATATTCACAAAGAAATTTGGAGAAACGATTGATTTAACCGTCATGGGGGACAAGCATCATCTAGAGGAATTTGAACGATTAGGCATTGAAAGTGTGATAGTACGTTCTCTGTGTGGTTCTGAATCTTATGCAAATGAAAAAAGACTCTACTCTTCTGCTGGTCAGACATTAATGTTGTTTAATCAGGAAGATGGTCGTGAAGCAACCTACAATATCATTTTAAACTAA
- a CDS encoding type II toxin-antitoxin system RelE family toxin, translating to MSGYKTIFEKAAIKFLKKQTPKMQSMILMAISKLPEGTDIKKLQGYELYRMRVGNVRVIYSIDNDVKIINIENIDNRGQIYKRY from the coding sequence ATGAGTGGTTACAAGACTATTTTTGAGAAAGCAGCTATAAAGTTTCTAAAAAAACAAACCCCTAAAATGCAAAGTATGATTCTGATGGCAATTTCAAAATTACCTGAAGGTACAGATATTAAGAAGTTGCAAGGTTATGAATTATATCGTATGCGTGTTGGAAATGTAAGAGTGATTTATTCAATTGATAATGACGTAAAAATCATTAACATAGAAAACATTGACAACCGAGGACAAATATACAAAAGATATTAA